Proteins from a single region of Apium graveolens cultivar Ventura chromosome 7, ASM990537v1, whole genome shotgun sequence:
- the LOC141671109 gene encoding protein argonaute 1-like gives MVRKRRTALPGGGESSEPRDSSAGRGAPQQPPQQQQQQGQGATQRPFQQQQQQQQQPLQQQGRGAPQRPPQQLQQQGGRGQAPQRLGGYDGGRGGPRGGMAPQQYSGGPPEFYQQTRGPLPQSHGGGVASSVREGFVPSVGGPSRPSIPELHQATLAPHQVGVMSQPMSHAIPAEVTHSVASPSVKAAESSSLQLTQQFQQVSLKPESSSSEAVQQIPVSSKSLKFPLRPGRGSTGARVFVKANHFFAELPDKDLHQYDVSISPEVSSRGVNRAVMEQLVKLYKETHLGKRLPAYDGRKSLYTAGPLPFISKEFKIVLTDEDDGSGSARREREFKVVIKLASRADLHHLEMFLTGRQADAPQEALQVLDIVLRELPTARFSPVGRSFYSPDLGRRQPLGEGLESWRGFYQSIRPTQMGLSLNIDMSSTAFIEPLPVIDFVSQLLNRDVLGRPLSDADRVKIKKALRGVKVEVLHRGTMRRKYRICGLTSQATRELTFPVDERGTMKSVVEYFQETYDFTLKQNQWPCLQVGNQQRPNYLPMEVCKIVEGQRYSKRLNERQITALLKVTCQRPSDRELDILRTVQHNAYANDPYAKEFGIKISDKLATVEARVLSPPWLKYHDAGREKECLPQVGQWNMMNKKMVNGGIVNNWICLNFARNVQDSVASGFCSELAQMCTISGMRFNPDPVLPPTSSRPDQVERVLKTRYQDVMKLKRELDLLIVILPDNNGSLYGDLKRICETELGIVSQCCLTKHVFKMSKQYMANVALKINVKVGGRNTVLRDAVSRRIPLVSDRPTIIFGADVTHPHPGEDSSPSIAAVVASQDWPEITKYAGLVCAQTHRQELIQDLYKSWPDPNKGGTEVHGGMIRELLMSFRRSTGKKPERIIFYRDGVSEGQFYQVLLYELDAIRKACASLEPTYQPPVTFVVVQKRHHTRLFANNHRDRNQVDKSGNILPGTVVDSKICHPTEFDFYLCSHAGIQGTSRPAHYHVLWDENQFSADCLQSLTNNLCYTYARCTRSVSIVPPAYYAHLAAFRARFYMEPETSDGESMASGAAAGRGVGRNTRAANAAVRPLPALKENVKRVMFYC, from the exons ATGGTGAGAAAGAGGAGAACTGCACTTCCCGGTGGAGGTGAGAGCTCGGAGCCTCGGGATTCTAGTGCAGGACGGGGGGCACCCCAGCAGCCCCcacagcagcagcaacagcaaggacaGGGTGCAACTCAACGCCCTtttcagcagcagcagcagcagcagcagcagccgTTACAGCAGCAAGGAAGGGGTGCACCTCAACGGCCTCCACAGCAGCTGCAGCAGCAAGGAGGTAGAGGCCAGGCCCCACAGAGATTGGGAGGATATGATGGTGGACGCGGTGGCCCGCGGGGTGGAATGGCTCCTCAGCAGTATTCTGGTGGACCTCCTGAGTTTTATCAACAAACTCGTGGACCACTGCCCCAGAGCCATGGTGGTGGTGTAGCCAGTAGTGTGCGTGAAGGATTTGTACCATCTGTTGGTGGACCTTCTAGGCCTTCAATTCCCGAGTTGCACCAAGCTACCCTGGCTCCACATCAAGTAGGGGTAATGAGTCAGCCCATGTCTCATGCCATACCAGCAGAAGTCACTCACTCTGTAGCCAGTCCTTCAGTCAAAGCAGCTGAGTCGTCGTCTTTGCAATTGACACAGCAGTTTCAGCAAGTCTCTCTGAAGCCGGAATCCTCTTCCTCTGAAGCTGTTCAGCAAATTCCTGTCTCAAGCAAATCTCTTAAATTTCCACTTCGTCCAGGAAGAGGAAGCACCGGTGCCCGTGTTTTTGTTAAGGCTAACCATTTCTTTGCCGAACTGCCTGATAAGGATTTACACCAATATGAT GTTTCAATCTCTCCAGAAGTTAGTTCTCGTGGTGTGAATCGTGCTGTGATGGAACAGCTAGTGAAATTGTACAAAGAAACTCATCTTGGGAAGCGCCTTCCGGCTTATGATGGCAGAAAGAGTTTATATACAGCAGGGCCTCTTCCTTTTATCTCCAAAGAGTTTAAAATTGTTCTCACTGATGAAGACGATGGCTCCGGTAGTGCAAG GAGGGAGAGGGAATTCAAAGTTGTTATAAAATTAGCTTCAAGAGCAGATCTTCACCACCTAGAAATGTTTTTAACTGGAAGGCAAGCTGATGCACCACAAGAAGCTCTGCAGGTTTTAGATATTGTTTTAAGGGAACTGCCTACTGCTAG GTTTTCTCCTGTGGGACGCTCATTCTATTCGCCTGATCTTGGACGAAGGCAGCCATTGGGTGAGGGTCTAGAAAGTTGGAGAGGTTTTTACCAGAGCATACGGCCAACGCAAATGGGATTATCGTTAAACATCG ATATGTCTTCCACAGCCTTTATTGAGCCTCTTCCCGTTATTGACTTTGTCTCGCAACTCTTGAACCGGGATGTTTTGGGCAGACCATTGTCAGATGCTGACCGCGTGAAG ATCAAAAAGGCATTGAGGGGTGTAAAAGTTGAGGTTTTACACCGTGGAACAATGCGCAGAAAGTATCGCATTTGTGGTTTAACATCACAGGCAACAAGGGAGCTTAC TTTCCCAGTTGATGAAAGAGGTACCATGAAGTCTGTCGTTGAGTATTTTCAGGAGACATATGATTTTACACTGAAACAGAATCAATGGCCTTGCTTGCAAGTTGGTAATCAACAAAGACCTAATTATCTGCCCATGGAG GTTTGCAAGATTGTAGAGGGACAAAGATACTCGAAAAGGTTAAATGAGCGTCAAATTACTGCATTGCTGAAAGTTACTTGTCAGCGCCCTAGCGATAGGGAGTTGGACATTCTCCGG ACTGTTCAGCATAATGCATATGCTAATGATCCTTATGCAAAGGAGTTCGGAATTAAAATTAGTGACAAGCTAGCCACTGTAGAAGCTAGAGTTCTCTCTCCTCCCTGG CTAAAATACCATGATGCTGGGCGTGAGAAGGAATGTCTTCCCCAAGTTGGCCAGTGGAATATGATGAATAAG AAAATGGTGAACGGGGGAATTGTTAATAATTGGATCTGCTTGAACTTTGCACGTAATGTTCAAGATAGTGTGGCTAGTGGGTTTTGCTCTGAACTTGCACAAATGTGTACAATTTCAGGAATG CGGTTTAATCCTGATCCTGTGCTCCCCCCCACCAGTTCACGTCCTGATCAGGTTGAGAGAGTGTTAAAAACACGATATCAGGATGTTATGAAACTCAAGAGGGAGCTTGACTTATTGATTGTCATTCTACCAGATAATAACGGCTCTCTTTATG GTGATTTGAAGAGAATTTGTGAGACAGAACTTGGAATAGTTTCTCAGTGTTGCTTGACAAAACATGTCTTTAAGATGAGCAAGCAGTATATGGCAAATGTGGCCCTAAAGATCAATGTCAAGGTTGGAGGAAGAAATACTGTTCTTCGTGATGCAGTTTCAAGGAGGATTCCACTTGTGAGCGACCGGCCTACTATTATTTTTGGTGCTGATGTCACACATCCTCATCCTGGAGAAGATTCTAGTCCGTCAATAGCAGCA GTTGTTGCATCTCAGGATTGGCCTGAGATCACGAAGTATGCCGGATTGGTTTGTGCCCAAACCCATAGACAAGAGCTCATCCAGGATCTGTACAAGAGCTGGCCTGATCCAAACAAGGGAGGGACTGAAGTACACGGTGGCATGATAAG GGAGCTCCTCATGTCCTTCCGCAGATCAACTGGGAAAAAACCTGAGCGCATTATCTTTTACAG GGATGGCGTTAGCGAGGGACAATTCTATCAAGTACTTCTTTATGAGCTTGATGCAATTCGCAAG GCATGCGCTTCATTGGAGCCCACTTATCAGCCTCCTGTAACATTTGTTGTGGTTCAGAAACGCCATCACACTAGGTTGTTTGCCAACAACCACCGTGACCGTAATCAAGTTGATAAGAGTGGAAATATTTTGCCTG GGACTGTTGTTGATTCCAAAATATGTCATCCCACTGAATTCGACTTCTATCTCTGCAGCCATGCGGGCATTCAA GGAACCAGCCGGCCAGCACATTATCATGTTCTATGGGATGAGAACCAGTTTTCTGCAGATTGCTTGCAATCCCTCACTAATAATTTATGTTACAC ATATGCCAGGTGTACGCGATCAGTTTCAATTG TACCTCCGGCATATTATGCTCACCTGGCAGCCTTCCGAGCTCGTTTCTATATGGAACCTGAGACTTCTGATGGTGAGTCAATGGCGAGTGGTGCTGCTGCAGGTCGTGGTGTTGGAAGGAACACTAGGGCAGCTAATGCGGCTGTTAGGCCCTTGCCTGCTCTGAAAGAGAATGTGAAAAGGGTGATGTTTTACTGCTAG
- the LOC141671110 gene encoding uncharacterized protein LOC141671110 isoform X2 codes for MQSETIDPKPKNLSTIDNDYMPKVRKPYTITKQRERWTEEEHQKFLEALKLYGRAWRHVEEHIGTKTAVQIRSHAQKFFSKVARDPNSVSAGSHISIEIPPPRPKKKPLHPYPRKVADLLLNRAVVLDQVERSLSTDASLNDLENLSPTSILPTIGSEPLSPAVPELNSHCPSPLSCTSNPPSTTTSTVEKDHECMTSNSRATGEMIPSSIEKIPGCMPDNLSASSSIKLFGKMVLITDSRKPFTLTEECNDFFSNRSREEKFVDQTNKLLETQPGNLESQVSYEMLCSSTQTSENLFETEGRLNEDRSYANAVSRTPSWWSSCQRSPLRAAVNLSLEPRLVDEENGGLGSLCSSSGSVNEVYGIQMHPGAHGSQYRTNVQPRRNTRGFVPYKRCAEEIDSMSLVNVFEESEAKKIRACS; via the exons ATGCAGTCCGAGACAATAGACCCCAAACCAAAGAATCTCAGTACCATTGACAATGATTATATGCCAAAG GTCAGGAAACCTTATACAATAACAAAGCAGAGAGAAAGATGGACAGAGGAAGAGCATCAGAAATTTCTTGAAGCTTTGAAGTTGTATGGTCGTGCTTGGCGACATGTAGAAG AACATATAGGCACAAAGACAGCAGTTCAGATTCGAAGCCATGCTCAGAAGTTTTTCTCTAAG GTTGCAAGAGATCCCAATTCTGTGAGTGCTGGTTCCCACATTTCAATTGAAATTCCTCCCCCTCGACCTAAGAAGAAACCACTTCATCCATATCCTCGTAAAGTGGCTGATTTGCTTTTGAACCGAGCAGTTGTTCTGGATCAGGTAGAGAGATCTTTGTCGACGGATGCATCTCTTAATGACTTGGAGAACCTGTCTCCAACTTCGATCCTGCCTACAATTGGTTCAGAGCCGCTTAGTCCTGCAGTCCCAGAACTGAATAGCCATTGCCCGTCACCACTATCATGCACTTCCAACCCACCTTCCACCACTACTTCTACAGTGGAAAAAGACCACGAGTGCATGACATCCAATTCACGTGCAACAGGAGAAATGATACCATCATCCATCGAAAAGATTCCTGGCTGTATGCCAGACAATTTATCAGCTTCTTCAAGCATCAAGCTATTCGGAAAGATGGTTCTGATAACAGATTCGAGAAAGCCATTTACATTAACAGAAGAGTGTAACGACTTCTTCTCAAATAGATCCCGTGAAGAAAAGTTTGTTGATCAAACCAACAAGCTACTTGAAACTCAACCAGGAAATTTGGAATCTCAGGTTTCCTATGAGATGCTTTGCAGTAGTACACAGACTTCTGAAAACCTATTTGAAACCGAAGGGAGATTAAATGAAGACAGGAGCTATGCAAATGCAGTTTCAAGAACTCCGTCTTGGTGGTCGTCATGCCAAAGATCACCACTTCGAGCTGCTGTAAATTTGTCTTTGGAACCGAGGTTAGTAGATGAAGAAAATGGAGGTTTAGGCTCCTTATGTTCAAGCAGCGGATCAGTTAATGAAGTATACGGTATACAAATGCATCCTGGTGCTCATGGGTCTCAATATCGAACTAACGTTCAGCCGAGGAGGAACACCAGGGGATTTGTCCCATACAAAAGATGTGCAGAAGAAATAGACTCAATGTCACTAGTAAATGTTTTTGAAGAAAGTGAGGCGAAAAAAATCCGTGCTTGTTCTTAG
- the LOC141671110 gene encoding protein REVEILLE 1-like isoform X1, translating into MVVQEMKNTSDICRHVIPTGARMQSETIDPKPKNLSTIDNDYMPKVRKPYTITKQRERWTEEEHQKFLEALKLYGRAWRHVEEHIGTKTAVQIRSHAQKFFSKVARDPNSVSAGSHISIEIPPPRPKKKPLHPYPRKVADLLLNRAVVLDQVERSLSTDASLNDLENLSPTSILPTIGSEPLSPAVPELNSHCPSPLSCTSNPPSTTTSTVEKDHECMTSNSRATGEMIPSSIEKIPGCMPDNLSASSSIKLFGKMVLITDSRKPFTLTEECNDFFSNRSREEKFVDQTNKLLETQPGNLESQVSYEMLCSSTQTSENLFETEGRLNEDRSYANAVSRTPSWWSSCQRSPLRAAVNLSLEPRLVDEENGGLGSLCSSSGSVNEVYGIQMHPGAHGSQYRTNVQPRRNTRGFVPYKRCAEEIDSMSLVNVFEESEAKKIRACS; encoded by the exons ATGGTTGTTCAAgaaatgaag AATACCTCGGATATATGCAGACATGTGATTCCTACTGGGGCCAGAATGCAGTCCGAGACAATAGACCCCAAACCAAAGAATCTCAGTACCATTGACAATGATTATATGCCAAAG GTCAGGAAACCTTATACAATAACAAAGCAGAGAGAAAGATGGACAGAGGAAGAGCATCAGAAATTTCTTGAAGCTTTGAAGTTGTATGGTCGTGCTTGGCGACATGTAGAAG AACATATAGGCACAAAGACAGCAGTTCAGATTCGAAGCCATGCTCAGAAGTTTTTCTCTAAG GTTGCAAGAGATCCCAATTCTGTGAGTGCTGGTTCCCACATTTCAATTGAAATTCCTCCCCCTCGACCTAAGAAGAAACCACTTCATCCATATCCTCGTAAAGTGGCTGATTTGCTTTTGAACCGAGCAGTTGTTCTGGATCAGGTAGAGAGATCTTTGTCGACGGATGCATCTCTTAATGACTTGGAGAACCTGTCTCCAACTTCGATCCTGCCTACAATTGGTTCAGAGCCGCTTAGTCCTGCAGTCCCAGAACTGAATAGCCATTGCCCGTCACCACTATCATGCACTTCCAACCCACCTTCCACCACTACTTCTACAGTGGAAAAAGACCACGAGTGCATGACATCCAATTCACGTGCAACAGGAGAAATGATACCATCATCCATCGAAAAGATTCCTGGCTGTATGCCAGACAATTTATCAGCTTCTTCAAGCATCAAGCTATTCGGAAAGATGGTTCTGATAACAGATTCGAGAAAGCCATTTACATTAACAGAAGAGTGTAACGACTTCTTCTCAAATAGATCCCGTGAAGAAAAGTTTGTTGATCAAACCAACAAGCTACTTGAAACTCAACCAGGAAATTTGGAATCTCAGGTTTCCTATGAGATGCTTTGCAGTAGTACACAGACTTCTGAAAACCTATTTGAAACCGAAGGGAGATTAAATGAAGACAGGAGCTATGCAAATGCAGTTTCAAGAACTCCGTCTTGGTGGTCGTCATGCCAAAGATCACCACTTCGAGCTGCTGTAAATTTGTCTTTGGAACCGAGGTTAGTAGATGAAGAAAATGGAGGTTTAGGCTCCTTATGTTCAAGCAGCGGATCAGTTAATGAAGTATACGGTATACAAATGCATCCTGGTGCTCATGGGTCTCAATATCGAACTAACGTTCAGCCGAGGAGGAACACCAGGGGATTTGTCCCATACAAAAGATGTGCAGAAGAAATAGACTCAATGTCACTAGTAAATGTTTTTGAAGAAAGTGAGGCGAAAAAAATCCGTGCTTGTTCTTAG